The Oncorhynchus nerka isolate Pitt River linkage group LG12, Oner_Uvic_2.0, whole genome shotgun sequence genome contains the following window.
accacgctgtgccaattgtgtgccaccctatgggactcccggtcacgacactacagaccctgggatAAAActtgggtctgtagtgacgccatgcagtgccttagaccgctccgCCACTTAGGAGGCCCTAGAAGTTTCACTTTTTTGACAACCTGCCCATGAGGTGTATTTTAACTTGCCAAATGTCTTCCATTTTACTTTTCATTAACTTTTCTCAGTCCTTCACATTCCCTGACCTTGGAATACCAAGTCTCAAATCTCCTGGGTTAAACTGATTCTAAAAAGGCACTGTTCTTCACAAGTCCTTTGCCCCCCTGGCTGAGCTCTGCTGTGGTAATAGCTCTCCCATTATCTCTCTGCCCCCAGCGAGTGACTATGCTGAGGATGGCTGGTCCCCCTGGTCTGAATGGACCCATTGTTCTGTGTCTTGTGGACGGGGTATCCAGCAGCGAGGTCGCTCCTGCGACCGCATCAACAGCAACTGCGAAGGCACTTCTGTGCAGACCCGCGACTGCTACCCTCAGGAATGTGACAAGCGCTGTGAGTAAACCTACTATTTgtactctacagtctctctcagTAACATCCTTCTCATATGTACTGTAATAGCACATTAATTAATAATTACATGTCTGTCCTCTACAGTTAAGCAGGATGGTGGCTGGAGccactggtctccctggtcttccTGCTCTGTGACCTGTGGTGAGGGAGTCATCACCCGCATCCGCCTCTGCAACTCCCCCACTCCCCAGATGGGAGGCAGAGACTGTCAAGGACAGGGCCGAGAGACAGAGGTTTGCCAGGAATCACCTTGTCCAAGTAAGCAGAAGAGCAGCATCTAAACACATGCACATATATATCCATCTGTCCGGAGATACAGGTgtaactcatctctctctctctgtcctttagtTAACGGAGGCTGGGGACCCTGGTCTCTGTGGGACACCTGTTCTGTCACCTGTGGAGGTGGACTCCAGACTCGCCAGCGTCTCTGTAACAACCCTGCCCCCAAGTACAATGGGAAGGAATGTCAGGGTGACACCAAAACATCCCAATTGTGTGGCAAAGAGGAATGCCCTATTAGTAAGCATTTTCATCAATAGATTATGGTATTTGTTATTTTTTACCTAACAGTGTACAAATCCAATATTGTTCAGTATTTAAAATCAATATGCTTCTGTCTACAGATGGCTGTCTGTCCAACCCGTGCTTTGCTGGAGCTAAGTGTACCAGCTTTGATGATGGTTCCTGGAAGTGTGGCTCATGCCCAGTGGGCTACACCGGAAACGGCATCAACTGCAAAGACATCGACGAGTGCAAGGAGGTTCCTGATGCATGCTTCACACTCAACGCAGTCCACCGCTGTGAGAACACTGAGCCTGGCTACAACTGCCTTACCTGCCCCCCTCGCTACTCAGGACCACAGCCCTTCGGGAGGGGAGTGGAGCAAGCCACAGCCAAGAAACAGGTGAGACAGCCTTTGACTACTGCGGCAAAGTACAAGAATGAGAGGATTCATTTTTATTCTGATGCTAGGAGCTCAGAAGCACATCTTAACCCTAcatatctctcccttccccctagGTGTGCACACCCCGTAACCCCTGCCAAGACGGCACCCATGATTGCAACAAGAATGCTAACTGTATCTACCTGGGTCAGTTCAGCGACACTATGTTCCGCTGTGAGTGCAAACCTGGTTACGCTGGCAATGGCCACATCTGTGGAGATGACACCGACCTGGATGGATGGCCCAACAAAGACCTCCTGTGTGTGGAGAACGCCACCTACCACTGCAAGAAAGTAGGAAGGACCCCACTACACACAGTCTATTCCTAGCTTCTCCACTGTGTTATTGTGGTTATGGCTCTCTAACCAACCCTTTTGTTTTGCAGGACAACTGTCCAAACCTTCCCAACTCTGGGCAGGAGGACCATGACAAAGATGGGCTTGGTGACGCTTGCGATCACGATGATGACAATGATGGGATCCCTGATGATAGGGTGAGACATCaaaacatcctctctctcaggactTTGGTATCCACAGAGAAACTAAACATAGCAATCAGTAGGCATTTCTCTTCTAGGCTAGAGAAAGTAGAGGAGTCATGGAGAAATATGAGAAATAATATAATTTTGGGCTTGTGGCCAAAAGTGCAAAACAGCATGGCCTTATGCCCATAATTCATAGTGTGCATACTGTAAATAGGCCAGGGAGAAATTATGTGGTAAGAAAACACTAGCTTTCTCAGAGTGAAATATCAGATTCCAGCACAATCACTCACACACTAGCTAGCTGTAAAGTCAGAGTTTTACCATTTCCAATACAATAGCCTCTGTATTTCCAATGTACTAATGGTATTCTTTAACAAACATTTTAATAATAGGACAACTGCCCAATGGTCTACAACCCCGCTCAGTATGATGTGGACACAGATGACGTTGGTGATCGCTGTGATAACTGTGTGCATGAGAGCAACCCTGACCAAGTCGACACAGACAACAACGGAGAGGGAGATGCCTGTGCTATTGACATTGACGGTGATGGTAAGACATCATCATTACTCCAGCACCAGAAAATTACATTTCTCAGTGCTGTCAGTCATTGTCAAAGTCCTTATTAAAAGGTATCATAGACCAATGTAAGTGTGTGTTCACTTCACAGGTATTCTAAATGAGAGGGACAACTGCCCCTATGTCTACAATGTGGACCAGAGAGACACTGACGGGGATGGAGTGGGAGACCACTGCGACAACTGCCCTCTTGAGCACAACCCAGACCAGGTAACTGCAGCTTTCATAAGAACCCAATCCCAATACATAAGAACCCAATCCTATCAAATATCTTCCCTAGAGGGATGTAGAACTTTCATAGGCCCCCCTGCCTTTTAGGACAGTAGCCACATATTGCTTCAGTGGTGAGTTTTAATGAAAGACAGGAATGAGAAAGCTATGAGAAGAATTTGTACAATGCTCCTCCTCCCCTTATTCATTCCCCATTTTGAAGcgatatgaatgtgtgtgtgtgtgtagttttgcCAAGGTGAAAGGACACAGGATTCTTGTTTGAAGAGGCCTTGCTAGAATACCTGAAGACAATGGGGTACATTTAAGATGAGGGAAATAATAGCGTTTCTCATGTTAAGGGAGATGAGTGGTGAAATACATTCATCATGTCTGAGTGCATTGAAGTAGAGAGAAGTTTCTCTTATACAAGTGTGTAAGAATGTGCTTTTGTGAAGACTAAATGAATTGTGTTGTCCTCCAGATTGACTCTGACTCAGATCGTGTGGGAGACAAGTGCGACAACAACCAGGACATTGATGAGGACGGTCATCAGAACAACATGGACAACTGTCCCTATATCCCCAACGCCAACCAGGCCGACCACGACAAAGATGGCAAGGGTGACGCCTGCGACCACGATGACGACAACGACGGTATCCCTGACGACAAGGACAACTGCAGGCTGGCCTTTAACCCTGACCAGCTGGACTCTGATGGTGAGTCACTCTCCAGTAGCTCTATTCAACTGACCTATAGAACGATTCATCTAGAAAGATACAGTACTCGCTACAGAAGTGCAGTGTCACGGAGATTAACATAGGGTCAGCCTGTTGTCTCCATGCCGGAGTGTCTAAGTGttttcctctgcctcctcctatCAGGTGATGGTCGTGGAGATGTTTGCAAAGATGACTTTGACCAAGATAACATACTTGATATCTACGATGTGTGCCCTGAGAACTTTGCCATCAGCGAGACGGACTTCCGCAGGTTCCAGATGGTACCACTGGACCCCAAGGGCACCTCCCAGATAGACCCCAACTGGGTGGTCCGCCACCAGGGCAAAGAGCTGGTGCAGACTGTCAACTGTGACCCTGGCATCGCTGTTGGTATGTACTGCACCAATAATATAACACCTTTGGAACTAAGGAAAACAACTACAAAAATAACTACCATTTGTAGATCATGGGTCCATTGAGAAAAGTCCTAACCATCGCTCTTTGTTGTCTATAGGGTTCGATGAGTTTAACGCAGTGGACTTCAGTGGAACGTTCTTCATCAACACAGACAGGGATGATGACTACGCTGGCTTTGTGTTTGGCTACCAGTCCAGCTCCAGGTTCTATGTGGTGATGTGGAAGCAGATCACACAGACCTACTGGTCCCACACCCCGACCAGAGCTCAGGGCTACTCTGGAGTGTCCATCAAAGTAGTCAACTCCACCACAGGACCTGGGGAGCATCTGAGGAACGCCCTTTGGCACACCGGTGACACTGCTGGACAGGTACACTTAGCATGCCCTCCACATTGAGAGCACTGGCCATATCTAAAAGCAGTGAGAGAGAAAACCACTGGGTAAGAAACATTTCTCATGTATTTTTGTTATTCATCCTCTTAGGTACGTACTCTGTGGCACGACCCCAAGAACATTGGCTGGAAAGACTACACTGCCTACAGATGGCACCTGGTCCACAGGCCCAAGTCTGGACTCATCAGGTGAGCTCAGATTACCTTTGGCTCTGAATATCCTCCGCCTTTACCAAGGCCACACAAACTCCTGCTTTCATGAGCTACTGATCTCATGTCATCTTCCCTCCTTTTAGAGTTGTGATGTATGAAGGCAAGAGAATCATGGCGGATTCTGGAAATATCTACGACAAGACTTATGCTGGTGGAAGACTAGGCATGTATGTCTTCTCTCAGGAGATGACATACTTCTCAGACCTCAAATACGAATGCAGAGGTAAGATGCTTTTTTATTCATGTTTTGGCAAACAAAAAACATACTTTGAGTCTGAATTTTTACAGGGATTTAACAGATTT
Protein-coding sequences here:
- the LOC115138471 gene encoding thrombospondin-1-like, whose translation is MKLTGVFLLLVLWNCEGSRMAESRDDNSVYDLFELVKVNKRHQGVTLVKGADPYSPAYKILNADLIPPVPEISFRDLIDSIQAERGFLLLVNFKQFKKTRGSLLTVERDDGSGPLFEIISNGKAQTLDVVYSTGNKQQVVSIEDADLATGHWKNITLFIQEDRAQLFVGCEEINISEMDVPIQKVLTHEVADIARLRIGKGAVKDRFMGVLQNVRFVFGTTLEAILRNKGCQSSATLTDVMTLDNPVNGSSPAIRTDYTGHKTKDIQQVCGFSCEDITSMFKELKGLGVIVKQLSNELNRVNKESTLLMNQMNIHSGVCLHNGIVHKDKDEWTVDDCTECTCQNSATVCRKISCPLMPCANATVPDGECCPRCGNPSDYAEDGWSPWSEWTHCSVSCGRGIQQRGRSCDRINSNCEGTSVQTRDCYPQECDKRFKQDGGWSHWSPWSSCSVTCGEGVITRIRLCNSPTPQMGGRDCQGQGRETEVCQESPCPINGGWGPWSLWDTCSVTCGGGLQTRQRLCNNPAPKYNGKECQGDTKTSQLCGKEECPINGCLSNPCFAGAKCTSFDDGSWKCGSCPVGYTGNGINCKDIDECKEVPDACFTLNAVHRCENTEPGYNCLTCPPRYSGPQPFGRGVEQATAKKQVCTPRNPCQDGTHDCNKNANCIYLGQFSDTMFRCECKPGYAGNGHICGDDTDLDGWPNKDLLCVENATYHCKKDNCPNLPNSGQEDHDKDGLGDACDHDDDNDGIPDDRDNCPMVYNPAQYDVDTDDVGDRCDNCVHESNPDQVDTDNNGEGDACAIDIDGDGILNERDNCPYVYNVDQRDTDGDGVGDHCDNCPLEHNPDQIDSDSDRVGDKCDNNQDIDEDGHQNNMDNCPYIPNANQADHDKDGKGDACDHDDDNDGIPDDKDNCRLAFNPDQLDSDGDGRGDVCKDDFDQDNILDIYDVCPENFAISETDFRRFQMVPLDPKGTSQIDPNWVVRHQGKELVQTVNCDPGIAVGFDEFNAVDFSGTFFINTDRDDDYAGFVFGYQSSSRFYVVMWKQITQTYWSHTPTRAQGYSGVSIKVVNSTTGPGEHLRNALWHTGDTAGQVRTLWHDPKNIGWKDYTAYRWHLVHRPKSGLIRVVMYEGKRIMADSGNIYDKTYAGGRLGMYVFSQEMTYFSDLKYECRDS